One Pseudomonadota bacterium genomic window carries:
- a CDS encoding sulfurtransferase TusA family protein produces MNDMVPALPVTAVLDVMGLKCPLPLLKTKVELNRIQPGQILRVLATDPMAVVDLQAFCVRSGHEMLRWDERERVWEFFIRKAASDS; encoded by the coding sequence ATGAACGACATGGTGCCGGCTTTGCCGGTAACTGCCGTACTGGACGTAATGGGTTTAAAGTGCCCATTGCCGTTGCTCAAGACCAAGGTCGAGCTGAACCGGATTCAGCCGGGGCAAATCCTGCGGGTCTTGGCGACCGATCCCATGGCGGTCGTGGACCTGCAGGCGTTTTGTGTACGCAGTGGACACGAGATGCTGCGTTGGGACGAGCGCGAACGGGTGTGGGAATTCTTCATCCGTAAAGCGGCGAGCGATTCATAA
- a CDS encoding putative molybdenum carrier protein, whose product MKKPDIMRILSGGQTGVDRAALDTALELGIPCGGWCPRGRRAEDGRIPAHYPLRELDSERYGGRTERNVLDADGTLILIRGVMDGGTALTARWAARNSKPRIIIDLQHPPGTEIIYGWMTENRIEVLNVAGPRESKQPGIYTQAKEFLLVVFCFIKKQTSFSQSL is encoded by the coding sequence ATGAAAAAACCGGACATCATGCGCATCCTATCGGGCGGCCAGACAGGCGTCGACCGTGCGGCCCTCGATACCGCCCTGGAATTGGGGATCCCCTGCGGAGGCTGGTGCCCGCGCGGAAGGCGTGCGGAAGATGGACGCATTCCGGCACATTACCCTCTACGTGAGCTTGATTCCGAGCGCTATGGAGGCCGCACCGAACGCAACGTGCTCGATGCGGACGGGACCCTCATTCTGATACGTGGTGTAATGGACGGTGGTACGGCGCTGACGGCACGATGGGCGGCCCGCAACAGCAAGCCGAGAATAATCATTGACCTGCAACACCCACCGGGAACCGAGATTATTTACGGATGGATGACGGAAAACCGCATCGAGGTGTTAAACGTGGCCGGACCGCGAGAAAGCAAGCAGCCCGGGATTTACACGCAGGCCAAGGAGTTTTTGCTCGTTGTCTTTTGTTTCATCAAGAAACAAACAAGCTTTTCGCAATCGTTATGA